Proteins co-encoded in one Hypanus sabinus isolate sHypSab1 chromosome 6, sHypSab1.hap1, whole genome shotgun sequence genomic window:
- the LOC132395240 gene encoding plectin-like: MSARSGIKSMAPSDKGSRTTSSKSTQARAKAEAAKVRLRYSKQEAVLKMKQATREAEIQKERAARQREEAAREAEIQKERAARQREEAAREAERAVRQREEAAREAEIQKEKAAREAEAAAREAEIQKEKAVREAEAAAREAEIQKEKSAREVEAAARETEIQLEMAKISTELQVLQLEREEEAAMAEAKYIEEAEGSRDLTAVRSTLERTRLERTSNYVQYQIDRQARLPSPYVFDNFPSYEEPQRVTIASHPYEEGNLPSRLRDEVKNERTDNAPSPPQQDSGEGEVHSRTTIVSSNCTEVCGQTQSSRSCSKICLTEVYPKEAQQDITKRKVTDETLGQSVFVQTEHGNKLAQSAQDTISLKPKDTKVFRDEANNGVAPLPFREPRQRSPDNKEQAVKRFTSLRKTRKRKPEMQQRTRLAHEVLCTLMAEVTAIINAQSFLPVSSDPENPFILSPSTLLTQKAGAPPPPGDFSDKDLYTKQWSSFHHMLM; encoded by the exons atgtcagctcgatccgggatcaagtcaatggcacccagcgacaagggcagtagaacgacatcaagtaagtccacacaggcaagagccaaggcagaagccgccaaggtgcgactgcgttactccaaacaagaagcagttttgaaaatgaaacaggccaccagagaagccgaaatccagaaagaaagggccgccagacaaagagaagaggctgccagagaagccgaaatccagaaagaaagggccgccagacaaagagaagaggctgccagagaagccgaaagggccgtcagacaaagagaagaggctgccagagaagccgaaatccagaaagaaaaggctgccagagaagccgaagcggccgcccgagaagccgaaatccagaaagaaaaggctgtcagagaagccgaagcggccgcccgagaagccgaaatccagaaagaaaagtcTGCCAGAGAAGTCGAAGCGGCCGCCCGAGAAaccgaaatccagttggaaatggcaaaaatatcgacagagttgcaagtgctgcagctagaaagagaagaagaagctgccatggcggaagcaaagtacatagaagaagctgaagggtcgcgtgatctgaccgcagtaagatctactttagaaaggaccagactggaacgcacaagcaactatgtacaatatcaaatagacaggcaggctcgtctcccctctccatacgtattcgataacttccccagctacgaggaacctcagagagtcacgattgcatcacatccatacgaggaaggaaatttaccctcacggctccgtgatgaagtcaagaatgaaagaactgacaacgctccttcacccccacaacaggacagcggggagggagaggttcactccaggacaacaattgtcagctcgaactgtacagaagtttgcggtcaaactcagtcaagccgttcttgttccaagatctgcctcactgaggtgtaccctaaagaagcacaacaagacattacgaagcgtaaagtaaccgacgagacgctaggtcagtcagttttcgttcaaaccgagcacggaaacaaacttgcacaatcagctcaagataccatttctttaaaacccaaagacaccaaggtcttcagagatgaagcaaataatggggttgccccattgcctttcagagaaccacgccagcgctcaccagataacaaagagcaagcagtgaaacggttcacgtccttacggaaaacccggaaaaggaaacctgagatgcagcaacgcacccgattggcccacgaggtactgtgcaccctaatggcagaggtcacagccattataaacgcacaatcattcctacctgtgtcatctgacccagaaaacccctttatactttcgccatcaacgctccttacgcagaaggcaggagcacctcctccaccaggagacttttcagacaaggatttgtacacaaagcaatggagcag ttttcaccatatgttaatgtga